The following are encoded together in the Luteolibacter rhizosphaerae genome:
- a CDS encoding ACP phosphodiesterase: MNYLAHLFLAENNAASRVGSLLGDFVTGRPESLQGQFPDTVLRGIVRHRAIDRFTDSHRVTLRMKEYVAAPRRRFSGVIADLIHDHFLTRHWDEFHREALPDFVAACNAALREHRLILPPELGDSLEQRIEDHWLEHYGTDEGLDGVFRRIALRNPLFAPIKDSIEDLQRHRSVFEAGFRDFFPDLQAWVKSCGPESSILI; encoded by the coding sequence TTGAACTACCTCGCCCATCTTTTCCTCGCCGAGAACAACGCCGCCTCGCGCGTCGGCAGCCTGCTGGGCGATTTCGTCACCGGCCGCCCGGAGTCCTTGCAGGGGCAGTTCCCCGATACCGTCTTGCGCGGGATCGTGCGCCACCGCGCGATCGACCGCTTCACGGACAGCCATCGTGTGACGCTGCGGATGAAGGAGTACGTGGCGGCACCGCGACGCCGCTTCTCGGGAGTTATCGCCGACCTGATTCACGATCATTTCCTCACCCGCCATTGGGACGAGTTTCACCGGGAAGCACTGCCGGACTTCGTGGCGGCGTGCAATGCCGCCCTGCGTGAACATCGCTTGATCCTTCCGCCCGAGCTCGGGGACTCACTGGAGCAGCGGATCGAGGACCACTGGCTGGAGCACTACGGCACCGACGAAGGACTTGACGGTGTTTTCCGTCGCATCGCCCTGAGGAATCCCCTCTTCGCTCCGATCAAGGATTCCATCGAGGATCTCCAGCGGCACCGGTCGGTATTCGAGGCAGGTTTCCGCGATTTCTTCCCGGACCTGCAAGCTTGGGTGAAATCCTGCGGGCCGGAATCATCGATCCTGATTTAG
- a CDS encoding phosphoribosylanthranilate isomerase produces the protein MTAERFLAPSPVSLKICGVTLADDAERLVAMGIDALGANFWPHSKRYLDPAAAGFLRELQGCILRVGVFVNAGPDLPRRLVEEGLIDLVQLHGDETPEEAAVLREAGIPFLKAIGVKGLADLERARDFGAAGILLDAHAPGIYGGTGQTIDWELARSFAAQNPDLPLILAGGIVPANVSEAVQAVSPVALDVASGAEISPGVKDFRKVAALQAGTRGATISDP, from the coding sequence GTGACCGCCGAGCGCTTCCTGGCCCCCTCCCCTGTATCCCTGAAAATCTGCGGCGTGACGCTGGCGGATGATGCGGAACGTCTGGTGGCGATGGGAATCGACGCCTTGGGCGCGAATTTCTGGCCGCACTCGAAGCGCTATCTGGATCCCGCCGCGGCGGGCTTCCTGAGGGAGCTTCAGGGGTGCATCCTGCGTGTCGGGGTTTTCGTGAATGCGGGGCCGGATCTTCCGCGGCGCTTGGTGGAAGAAGGCTTGATCGATCTGGTGCAGCTTCACGGCGACGAGACGCCGGAGGAGGCGGCGGTGCTTCGCGAGGCAGGCATCCCCTTTCTGAAGGCGATCGGCGTGAAGGGACTGGCTGATCTGGAGCGGGCGCGAGACTTCGGCGCGGCGGGTATCCTGCTGGATGCTCATGCCCCCGGAATCTATGGCGGCACCGGGCAGACGATTGATTGGGAACTGGCGAGGAGCTTCGCAGCGCAGAATCCCGATCTGCCTCTGATTTTAGCCGGAGGAATCGTGCCGGCGAACGTGTCAGAGGCGGTGCAGGCGGTGAGTCCGGTGGCGCTGGATGTAGCTTCGGGAGCGGAGATCAGCCCCGGGGTGAAGGATTTCAGGAAGGTGGCGGCGCTCCAAGCGGGGACGCGGGGAGCAACGATTTCAGATCCTTGA
- a CDS encoding pyridoxal-phosphate dependent enzyme: MERDGLPLDRRLRQEILFARERVYRFGEATPLEHLVLPGPGPEIWVKREDLSPIKAYKWRGACNRMAVLSAEEKAAGVVTASAGNHGQGVALAARSLGIDARIYMPRSTPRVKQAAVRHHGGHHVEIILSGDSYDEAVSAAFEDAAASGATYVHAYDDLQVMAGQGTLADEVVLSGHGPFDAAYLQIGGGGMAAGVSEWLKTYWPEIEIVGVEGSGQASMKAALEAGKPVGLDQVDIFCDGTAVRKAGALPFDICRETIDRMETVSNAEVSRAIRLLWEGLRCVSEPSGAMGLAAVMKNREALVGKRVLIVVSGANIDFLQLGLIAQSEGSAQNASRSLRVRIPERPGTMLELLDTCFAGLNITDFQYGKTDEADAWPAFTVGSEDPAAIEALPGKLEAAGFVWEDLTGAVDIAFRAIPLRGDLLSYPLFLRLDFYERAGALHDFLDKRVRGRANLCYFNYRQSGERIGRALIGLDFTSEEERSHFTGSIAEHGEGYRSCTIVDDATRARLIGN, from the coding sequence GTGGAACGCGATGGTTTGCCGCTGGACCGCCGATTGAGGCAGGAGATCCTTTTTGCCCGCGAGCGGGTATACCGCTTTGGCGAGGCGACTCCCTTGGAGCATCTGGTCCTGCCGGGACCCGGGCCGGAGATTTGGGTGAAGCGCGAGGATCTTTCGCCGATCAAGGCTTACAAGTGGCGCGGTGCTTGCAATCGCATGGCGGTGCTGAGTGCCGAGGAGAAGGCGGCTGGAGTGGTCACGGCATCGGCCGGTAATCACGGACAAGGCGTGGCTCTCGCGGCGCGTTCGCTGGGAATTGACGCGCGGATCTACATGCCGCGCTCCACGCCGCGCGTGAAGCAGGCAGCGGTGCGCCACCATGGCGGGCACCATGTGGAAATCATTCTCAGCGGAGATAGCTATGACGAGGCGGTGTCCGCTGCCTTCGAAGATGCGGCCGCCAGCGGTGCCACCTACGTGCATGCCTACGACGACCTGCAGGTGATGGCGGGGCAAGGGACTCTGGCGGATGAAGTGGTGCTCTCCGGGCACGGACCCTTCGATGCGGCTTACCTGCAGATCGGTGGCGGCGGCATGGCGGCAGGGGTCTCCGAGTGGCTCAAGACCTATTGGCCGGAGATCGAGATCGTGGGCGTGGAGGGTAGCGGGCAGGCCTCGATGAAGGCGGCGCTCGAAGCGGGCAAGCCGGTGGGGCTCGATCAGGTGGACATCTTCTGCGACGGCACGGCGGTGAGGAAGGCAGGAGCCCTGCCCTTCGACATCTGCCGCGAGACGATCGACCGGATGGAAACGGTGAGCAATGCCGAGGTGAGCCGCGCGATCCGTCTGCTGTGGGAAGGCCTGCGCTGCGTGTCCGAGCCCTCCGGTGCGATGGGCTTGGCCGCGGTGATGAAGAATCGCGAGGCATTGGTCGGGAAGCGCGTGCTGATCGTGGTCTCCGGAGCGAACATCGACTTCCTGCAACTGGGGCTAATCGCCCAATCCGAAGGCTCCGCCCAGAATGCTTCGCGGAGCCTGCGGGTGCGCATTCCGGAGCGTCCCGGCACGATGCTGGAGTTGCTCGATACCTGTTTCGCCGGGCTGAACATCACGGACTTCCAATACGGCAAGACCGACGAGGCTGATGCGTGGCCGGCCTTCACGGTCGGTTCGGAAGATCCTGCCGCGATCGAGGCGCTGCCCGGGAAGCTGGAGGCTGCGGGCTTCGTGTGGGAGGACCTCACGGGTGCGGTGGATATCGCCTTCCGGGCGATCCCGCTGCGCGGTGACTTGCTGAGCTACCCCCTGTTCTTGCGCCTGGACTTCTACGAGCGGGCGGGAGCCTTGCACGACTTCCTCGACAAGCGGGTGCGGGGCCGTGCGAACCTTTGCTACTTCAACTACCGGCAATCCGGGGAGCGTATCGGCCGAGCCTTGATCGGGCTGGATTTTACCAGTGAGGAAGAGCGAAGCCACTTCACCGGAAGCATCGCGGAGCACGGCGAAGGTTATCGTTCCTGCACGATCGTGGACGACGCGACCCGGGCGCGCCTGATCGGGAACTAG
- a CDS encoding phosphatidylinositol-specific phospholipase C domain-containing protein → MKQHMGRLLGLLLAALSPCAGAAGNNWMTPLDGNLPLSQFSIPGTHDSGALVEPVSGTAKCQNLSITDQLNAGVRFLDIRCRHINDAFAIHHGQVYQNMNFNDVLNSTIGFLNANPGETVIMSVKEEYNPTGNTRSFEATFDTYTAANPSKWVLGSAIPTLTQARGKIVLFRRFGASGLPKGIDASNWPDNTTFSTGSTLRVQDRYNVSNNNDKWNQILQLLNEARYGGPNTLYVNFSSGTTSIFGIPNIPTVSNNINPRISTFFSNNPSGRFGALLMDFADAAKSSAIYNTNAPSGRPVHRPAYFMIVNRNSGKCLDLISGNTGNGAQVNQWTYDYNGANQRWVLAPTENSDHFRISSWVSGKCACIEMDSTAAGAKLHAFDYTGNNPGQQFDLIDAGNGYYKIRNVKSGLILQITGAGTANNDRVEQAADTGAINQQWRLQPWGDYFARASTGKYICVENMGSTNGSPIIQYSYENNPWFKWRFESVTNGHLRASSLNALTRVISVVNGTSNNGEDCHLWDYNVANPGEQKLRILPKTNGLFKFYFVHDGMAWDIPGGNAANNVRLEQYPNNTNVWQDFLLERAP, encoded by the coding sequence ATGAAGCAACACATGGGCCGTCTCCTCGGCCTCCTGTTGGCGGCGCTGTCTCCATGCGCCGGAGCCGCGGGGAACAATTGGATGACCCCGCTCGACGGGAATCTTCCCTTGTCCCAATTCTCGATTCCCGGAACCCACGATTCCGGGGCCTTGGTCGAGCCGGTCTCGGGCACCGCGAAGTGCCAGAACCTGAGCATCACCGATCAGTTGAATGCCGGCGTGCGCTTCCTCGATATCCGCTGCCGTCATATCAACGACGCCTTCGCGATCCACCACGGTCAGGTCTATCAGAACATGAACTTCAACGATGTTCTGAACTCGACGATCGGCTTCCTGAACGCGAACCCCGGCGAGACGGTGATCATGAGCGTGAAGGAGGAATATAATCCCACCGGCAACACCCGCTCCTTCGAAGCGACCTTCGATACCTACACCGCGGCGAATCCATCGAAGTGGGTGCTCGGCTCGGCGATCCCCACGCTTACCCAGGCGCGGGGCAAGATCGTGCTGTTCCGCCGCTTCGGTGCCTCGGGGCTGCCAAAGGGCATCGACGCTTCCAACTGGCCGGACAACACGACTTTCAGCACCGGCAGCACGCTGCGGGTCCAGGACCGCTACAACGTTTCTAACAACAACGACAAGTGGAACCAGATCCTTCAGCTCCTCAACGAAGCGCGCTACGGCGGGCCGAACACGCTCTACGTGAACTTCAGCAGCGGCACGACGAGCATCTTCGGGATCCCGAACATCCCTACCGTCTCGAACAACATCAACCCGCGGATCAGCACTTTCTTCAGTAACAATCCGAGCGGTCGCTTCGGTGCCCTGCTGATGGATTTCGCCGATGCCGCGAAGTCCTCGGCGATCTACAACACCAATGCTCCCTCCGGCCGACCGGTGCATCGGCCCGCCTACTTCATGATCGTGAACCGCAATAGCGGCAAGTGCCTCGACCTGATCAGCGGCAATACCGGCAACGGCGCGCAGGTCAACCAATGGACCTACGACTACAACGGGGCGAACCAGCGTTGGGTGCTGGCGCCGACCGAGAACTCCGATCACTTCCGCATCTCCTCATGGGTCAGCGGGAAGTGCGCCTGCATCGAGATGGACTCCACTGCCGCGGGCGCGAAGCTCCATGCCTTCGACTACACCGGGAACAACCCGGGCCAGCAGTTCGACCTGATCGATGCGGGCAACGGCTACTACAAGATCCGCAACGTGAAGAGCGGCCTGATCCTCCAGATCACCGGTGCGGGCACCGCGAACAACGACCGCGTCGAACAGGCAGCGGACACCGGCGCGATCAACCAGCAGTGGCGCTTGCAGCCCTGGGGCGACTACTTCGCCCGCGCATCAACCGGGAAATACATCTGCGTGGAGAACATGGGTAGCACCAATGGCAGCCCGATCATCCAATACTCCTACGAGAACAATCCGTGGTTCAAGTGGCGCTTTGAAAGCGTCACCAACGGCCATCTCCGCGCCTCCAGTCTGAATGCCCTCACCCGCGTGATCAGCGTGGTGAACGGCACCAGCAACAACGGCGAGGACTGCCATCTCTGGGACTACAATGTCGCCAATCCCGGCGAGCAGAAGCTCCGCATCCTGCCGAAGACGAACGGACTCTTCAAATTCTACTTCGTCCACGATGGCATGGCTTGGGATATCCCGGGCGGAAACGCTGCCAACAACGTCCGCCTGGAACAATACCCGAACAACACCAACGTCTGGCAGGACTTCCTGCTGGAGCGCGCTCCCTGA
- a CDS encoding GDSL-type esterase/lipase family protein, with protein sequence MKLISRSLAAGLLAMSNLLAGPMDPIKPDDYKAPVRVSCIGDSITEGSGAAPGKAYPSQLQELLGDKWKVTNFGISGRTLLKNGDFPYWKEEKYQFALKSEPDVVIIMLGTNDTKPQNWKFEKEFVADYTELVKSFQALPSKPRIYVCRPCPVPEPGNFGINEKNLKEWIKRIDKLAKEMDLGVIDMHAALKRHPEMLPDRVHPDTAGAGEMAKAAFEVLTGDKAPKR encoded by the coding sequence ATGAAACTCATTTCCAGATCCCTTGCTGCCGGCCTCCTTGCCATGTCGAACTTGCTCGCGGGTCCGATGGATCCGATCAAGCCGGATGACTACAAGGCCCCGGTCAGGGTCTCCTGCATCGGCGATAGCATCACGGAGGGATCCGGTGCCGCTCCCGGCAAGGCCTATCCCAGCCAACTCCAGGAATTGCTCGGGGATAAATGGAAGGTAACCAATTTCGGCATCAGTGGTCGCACGCTCCTGAAGAACGGCGACTTCCCCTACTGGAAAGAAGAGAAGTATCAATTCGCGCTGAAGTCCGAGCCGGACGTGGTGATCATCATGCTCGGGACCAACGACACAAAGCCGCAGAACTGGAAATTCGAGAAGGAGTTCGTGGCCGATTACACGGAACTGGTGAAGTCCTTCCAAGCGCTGCCGAGCAAGCCGCGGATCTACGTCTGCCGCCCCTGCCCGGTGCCGGAACCCGGCAACTTCGGCATCAACGAGAAGAACCTGAAAGAGTGGATCAAGCGGATCGACAAGCTGGCGAAGGAGATGGACCTCGGCGTGATCGACATGCACGCGGCATTGAAGAGGCACCCGGAAATGCTCCCCGATCGAGTTCACCCCGATACCGCCGGTGCCGGTGAAATGGCAAAGGCTGCCTTTGAAGTGCTGACCGGCGACAAGGCCCCGAAGCGTTAA
- a CDS encoding aminotransferase class IV produces MIWCNGEILDGPLAVSAGDRGLTHGLGVFETILAVDGSPVALDLHLQRMSSGAARLGLDARRISGATIGNSIRDLLRRKKLTQGRARVRITLTAGSGELRALAPGSDSILAITAAPAATPPVSVALVTAPFPRNEASPLAGVKCLSYAENLLALDYARRMEADECLFLNTRGELCEATTSNLFLVRDGEILTPPLSSGCLPGTMRHRVIAACADLGIGVGEPALHPADLLAASELFTSSAIRGLVPVSIIDQREMPDAVMVKRLSQHLGSHA; encoded by the coding sequence ATGATCTGGTGCAACGGCGAAATCCTCGATGGTCCGCTTGCCGTCTCGGCCGGTGATCGCGGCCTGACCCATGGGCTCGGTGTCTTTGAAACGATACTCGCCGTCGATGGCTCGCCCGTCGCGCTCGACCTGCACCTGCAGCGGATGAGTTCAGGGGCAGCCCGGCTTGGCTTGGATGCCCGCCGGATCTCGGGCGCGACCATCGGCAATTCCATCCGGGATCTTCTCCGCCGCAAGAAGCTGACCCAAGGCCGAGCCCGGGTAAGGATCACTCTAACAGCGGGCTCCGGGGAGCTGCGCGCTCTTGCTCCCGGGAGCGACTCCATTCTTGCGATCACCGCCGCACCCGCTGCAACTCCACCGGTTTCGGTCGCTCTCGTGACCGCGCCTTTCCCTCGGAACGAGGCTTCACCCTTGGCCGGAGTGAAGTGTCTCTCCTATGCCGAGAATCTCCTCGCCCTGGACTACGCCCGCCGTATGGAGGCGGACGAGTGTCTCTTTCTCAATACACGGGGTGAACTCTGCGAGGCCACGACGTCGAATCTGTTCCTAGTGCGCGATGGAGAAATTCTAACGCCGCCGCTATCCTCCGGGTGTCTGCCCGGAACGATGCGCCACCGCGTGATCGCCGCCTGTGCGGATCTCGGGATCGGGGTGGGGGAGCCGGCGCTGCATCCCGCCGATCTGCTTGCGGCCTCGGAGCTCTTCACGAGTTCGGCGATCCGGGGCCTGGTGCCGGTATCGATTATCGACCAGCGCGAGATGCCCGATGCGGTGATGGTGAAGCGCCTCTCTCAGCATCTCGGCAGCCACGCCTAG
- a CDS encoding FAD-dependent oxidoreductase, translating into MNRRRSLSLALGSLALATGCRRKEEVAVAPAEPTPAPPPAPVKPLEGADLVPAKIDASLEIRTITGLRPFRPSGYVVRREEREGKTLVHNYGHGGGGITLSWGCADQAMRTMESVSGLSCAVIGGGVMGLTTARMLQLRGAKVKIYTDHLPPDTTSNVAGGHWWPVSVFDSSKRTPEFAAQFVEASRFAYRYFQRLVGPRWGVRWVPSYYLSDGAPDNGWMAGPGGVLHDTQVGFKDFGPGEHVFPAQYARRFHTLLIEPSIYLETLLRDVQGAGGEIEIRRFASAEEILKVPEQTIFNCTGLGARELFKDEELIPVKGQLSFLKPQTEVNYNLLLGSYYMFSRGDGLLLGGTFDRGQWDLTTDDAVKRRVIEGQKRIFDAMAKTRHEHLAALAKQHTPI; encoded by the coding sequence CCGAGCCCACCCCGGCACCGCCTCCCGCGCCGGTCAAGCCGCTGGAGGGAGCGGATCTGGTCCCGGCGAAGATCGATGCCTCGCTGGAGATCCGGACAATCACCGGACTGCGCCCCTTCCGGCCCTCCGGCTATGTGGTGCGGCGGGAGGAGCGGGAAGGCAAGACACTGGTGCACAATTACGGCCACGGCGGTGGCGGGATCACGCTTTCCTGGGGCTGTGCGGATCAGGCGATGAGAACGATGGAGAGCGTGTCCGGACTCTCCTGCGCGGTCATCGGCGGCGGAGTGATGGGCCTCACCACCGCACGGATGCTGCAGCTGCGCGGCGCGAAGGTGAAGATCTACACCGATCATCTGCCCCCCGACACGACCTCGAACGTGGCGGGAGGGCACTGGTGGCCGGTGTCGGTGTTCGACTCCAGCAAGCGCACGCCGGAATTCGCAGCGCAGTTCGTGGAAGCCTCGCGCTTCGCCTACCGCTACTTCCAGCGTCTGGTCGGGCCGCGCTGGGGCGTGCGCTGGGTGCCGAGCTACTATCTGAGCGATGGGGCGCCGGACAACGGCTGGATGGCCGGGCCCGGCGGGGTGCTGCACGACACGCAGGTGGGCTTCAAGGACTTCGGCCCGGGCGAACACGTCTTCCCCGCCCAGTATGCGCGGCGTTTCCACACGCTTCTCATCGAGCCCTCGATCTATCTGGAGACGCTACTGCGCGATGTGCAGGGAGCGGGTGGCGAGATCGAAATCCGCCGCTTCGCGAGCGCGGAGGAGATCCTGAAAGTGCCGGAACAGACGATTTTCAACTGCACGGGACTGGGCGCGCGCGAGCTCTTCAAGGACGAGGAGCTGATTCCGGTGAAGGGCCAGCTCAGCTTCCTGAAGCCGCAGACGGAGGTGAACTACAACCTGCTCCTAGGCAGCTACTACATGTTCTCCCGTGGCGATGGATTGCTACTCGGGGGGACCTTCGACCGCGGACAATGGGATCTAACCACGGATGATGCGGTGAAGCGCCGGGTGATCGAGGGACAGAAGCGGATCTTCGACGCAATGGCCAAGACGCGGCACGAGCATCTGGCGGCGCTGGCGAAACAACACACTCCGATCTAG
- a CDS encoding DNA alkylation repair protein, giving the protein MPAPQKPKPDDARIAAVIERLKSEATTKDLEGMARYAIPSDKAFGVAMNKIQKLAKEIGKDHELAAALWESGWYEARILAGYVDEPARVTPAQMDRWCREFDNWAICDSICFALFKRVPFAWDKVRAWATRKDEFGKRGAFALIWALAGSADEDEPFYEALPLIEAAATDERNFVKKSVDMALRAIGKRSLALNKAAVATAKKLVKSADATAMWIGKHALKELESESVRKRLGD; this is encoded by the coding sequence ATGCCTGCGCCGCAGAAGCCCAAGCCGGATGATGCGAGGATCGCCGCGGTCATCGAACGCCTGAAGAGCGAGGCGACGACGAAAGACCTCGAAGGGATGGCGCGCTATGCGATCCCTTCCGACAAGGCCTTCGGCGTGGCGATGAACAAGATTCAGAAGCTGGCGAAGGAGATTGGCAAGGATCACGAACTGGCCGCGGCGCTCTGGGAAAGCGGCTGGTATGAGGCAAGGATTCTGGCCGGGTATGTGGATGAACCGGCGCGTGTGACGCCGGCGCAGATGGACCGCTGGTGCCGGGAATTCGATAACTGGGCGATCTGCGACTCGATATGCTTCGCGCTCTTCAAGCGGGTGCCCTTTGCATGGGACAAAGTGCGTGCTTGGGCCACCAGGAAGGACGAGTTCGGGAAGCGCGGGGCCTTCGCCTTGATCTGGGCGCTGGCCGGATCGGCCGATGAGGATGAGCCATTTTACGAGGCGCTTCCGCTGATCGAAGCCGCGGCAACGGATGAGCGGAACTTCGTGAAGAAGTCGGTGGATATGGCGCTGCGGGCGATCGGGAAGCGGAGCTTGGCCCTGAACAAGGCGGCGGTAGCGACCGCGAAGAAGCTGGTGAAGTCGGCCGATGCGACGGCGATGTGGATCGGGAAGCACGCGCTGAAGGAGCTGGAGAGCGAGTCGGTGAGGAAGCGGCTCGGGGATTGA
- a CDS encoding acetylxylan esterase has translation MRRLPSMLLVATCVTMHAEELPDVLTAQDGTKIRGTEEWREKRRPELLEHFSREMYGRSPGKPEGMFSEVFDRDEQALGGTATRIQIAIYPGGKPAPRIDLLVYVPNHVKGPAPAILGLNFAGNHAVHKDPGIRLTESWVDQLQPNIPPYPDSHHRATDAARGTNAKQWPVEEIIARGYALATMYREDVAPDHPPYFASGVPELYPELQEREDNFGTIAIWAWSLSRAVDVLEKQERIDSKRVAAFGFSRLGKAALWAGANDERFAMVISNESGAGGAKLFRRGVGEDIQRLNTVFPHWYAKSFRKYSGKDKELPFDQHMVMALIAPRPLYVASAIDDKNANPEGEFAGAKAAEPVFRLLGAEELPTDNWPELNRSVQGGIGYHVRSGGHDVQDFDWQQYLAFADKHLKR, from the coding sequence ATGAGAAGGCTTCCCTCGATGCTCCTCGTCGCCACCTGCGTAACCATGCATGCGGAAGAGCTTCCCGACGTGCTCACGGCGCAGGATGGCACGAAGATCCGTGGCACGGAGGAGTGGCGGGAGAAGCGCCGGCCAGAGCTGTTAGAACATTTTTCCCGGGAGATGTACGGTCGCTCTCCGGGGAAGCCGGAGGGGATGTTCAGCGAGGTCTTCGACCGCGACGAGCAGGCTCTCGGTGGCACCGCCACCCGAATCCAGATCGCGATCTATCCGGGCGGGAAGCCCGCTCCGCGGATCGATCTGCTGGTGTATGTGCCGAATCACGTGAAGGGGCCCGCTCCCGCCATCCTCGGTCTGAACTTCGCAGGCAATCACGCGGTGCACAAGGACCCGGGTATCCGTCTCACGGAGAGCTGGGTGGACCAGCTCCAGCCGAACATTCCTCCCTACCCCGACTCGCACCACCGCGCCACGGATGCCGCCCGCGGCACCAACGCGAAGCAATGGCCGGTCGAGGAGATCATCGCGCGAGGCTATGCGCTGGCCACGATGTATCGCGAGGATGTCGCTCCCGATCACCCGCCCTACTTCGCAAGCGGCGTGCCCGAGCTCTATCCCGAACTCCAGGAGAGAGAGGACAACTTCGGCACCATCGCCATCTGGGCATGGTCGCTCAGCCGCGCTGTCGATGTCTTGGAGAAGCAAGAGCGGATCGATTCCAAGCGTGTCGCGGCCTTTGGTTTCTCTCGTTTGGGAAAGGCCGCCCTGTGGGCAGGTGCGAATGACGAGCGGTTCGCAATGGTCATCAGCAACGAGTCGGGAGCCGGAGGAGCCAAGCTTTTCCGGCGCGGCGTGGGCGAGGATATCCAGCGGCTCAACACCGTCTTCCCGCATTGGTATGCGAAGAGCTTCCGCAAGTATTCCGGCAAGGACAAGGAACTCCCCTTTGACCAACACATGGTCATGGCCCTGATCGCGCCGCGACCACTCTACGTCGCGAGCGCGATCGACGACAAGAATGCCAACCCTGAAGGCGAGTTCGCCGGGGCCAAGGCGGCGGAGCCGGTATTCCGGCTACTTGGGGCGGAGGAACTCCCCACCGATAATTGGCCGGAGTTGAATCGCTCCGTCCAAGGAGGAATCGGCTACCACGTGCGTAGCGGTGGACATGATGTTCAAGACTTCGACTGGCAGCAGTATCTCGCCTTCGCCGACAAGCACCTTAAGCGCTGA